The Thalassotalea nanhaiensis genome has a window encoding:
- the purH gene encoding bifunctional phosphoribosylaminoimidazolecarboxamide formyltransferase/IMP cyclohydrolase: protein MDTPRPIRRALLSVSDKTGIVEFAQALSAQGVDLLSTGGTAKLLAENNIPVTEVSDYTGHPEIMDGRVKTLHPKVHGGILARRDMDEAVMAENNIQAIDIVVVNLYPFANTVANEDCSLEDAIENIDIGGPTMVRAAAKNHKDVTIVVNASDYDRVLAEMADNNGSLTYKTRFDLAIAAYEHTASYDGMIANYFGKMLPAYNDKEQSVSKFPRTINSQYIKKQDLRYGENSHQDAAFYVEAQPEEASVSTATQIQGKALSYNNIADTDSALECVKEFEQPACVIVKHANPCGVALGDNILGAYEKAFKTDPTSAFGGIIAFNRELDADTAEAIVSRQFVEVIIAPSISAAAAQIVAAKPNVRLLECGQWSTKTTGLEQKRVNGGLLVQDRDNGMVGLDDLTVVTKRQPSEQEMSDLLFCWKVAKFVKSNAIVYVKNDMTIGVGAGQMSRVYSAKVAGIKAADEGLEVAGSVMASDAFFPFRDGLDAAAEAGITAVIQPGGSMRDNEVIAAADEHGIAMVFTGMRHFRH from the coding sequence ATGGATACTCCACGCCCTATTAGACGCGCTCTATTAAGTGTTTCTGACAAAACCGGCATTGTTGAGTTCGCTCAAGCATTATCGGCACAAGGTGTAGATCTTTTATCTACCGGTGGTACAGCTAAATTATTAGCAGAAAACAACATCCCTGTTACTGAAGTTTCAGATTACACAGGTCATCCTGAAATTATGGATGGACGTGTAAAAACTCTTCACCCTAAAGTTCACGGCGGAATTCTAGCTCGTCGTGATATGGATGAAGCGGTAATGGCTGAAAACAATATTCAAGCAATTGATATTGTCGTAGTTAATCTTTACCCATTTGCAAATACTGTTGCTAATGAAGATTGTTCGTTAGAAGATGCGATTGAGAATATCGATATTGGCGGACCTACTATGGTTCGTGCTGCGGCAAAAAATCATAAAGATGTAACGATTGTTGTGAACGCATCAGACTATGACCGTGTTCTAGCTGAAATGGCTGATAACAACGGTTCATTAACCTATAAAACTCGTTTTGACTTAGCAATTGCTGCTTATGAGCACACTGCCAGTTACGACGGTATGATCGCAAATTACTTTGGTAAAATGCTTCCGGCTTACAATGATAAAGAACAAAGCGTTAGCAAGTTCCCACGCACAATTAATAGCCAGTACATTAAAAAGCAAGATTTACGTTACGGTGAAAACTCTCATCAAGACGCAGCTTTTTATGTTGAAGCACAGCCTGAAGAAGCATCTGTTTCTACTGCTACGCAAATTCAAGGTAAAGCATTATCTTATAACAACATTGCCGATACTGATTCTGCATTAGAATGTGTTAAAGAGTTTGAGCAACCTGCCTGTGTAATCGTTAAACATGCAAACCCTTGTGGTGTTGCGTTAGGCGATAACATTTTAGGCGCTTATGAAAAAGCGTTTAAAACAGATCCTACGTCAGCGTTTGGTGGCATTATTGCTTTTAACCGTGAACTAGATGCTGATACTGCAGAAGCTATTGTTTCTCGTCAGTTCGTTGAAGTAATTATTGCACCAAGCATTTCTGCTGCTGCCGCACAAATTGTTGCAGCTAAGCCTAACGTTCGTTTATTAGAATGTGGTCAATGGTCAACTAAAACTACAGGTTTAGAACAAAAGCGTGTTAATGGCGGTTTATTAGTTCAAGATCGTGACAATGGCATGGTTGGTTTAGATGACTTAACTGTAGTAACTAAACGTCAACCTTCTGAACAAGAAATGAGTGATTTATTATTCTGTTGGAAAGTTGCTAAGTTTGTTAAATCAAACGCTATTGTTTACGTTAAAAACGATATGACTATTGGTGTTGGCGCTGGCCAAATGAGCCGAGTTTATTCTGCTAAAGTTGCTGGTATTAAAGCCGCCGATGAAGGCCTTGAAGTTGCTGGTTCAGTTATGGCTTCGGATGCATTCTTCCCATTCCGTGATGGTTTAGATGCTGCCGCTGAAGCTGGTATTACTGCGGTAATCCAACCAGGTGGCTCTATGCGTGATAACGAAGTTATTGCTGCAGCTGATGAACATGGCATTGCTATGGTCTTCACTGGAATGCGTCACTTCCGTCACTAA
- a CDS encoding siroheme synthase: MDYFPVFLDAKKLNTVVIGGGNVAARKIELLLKTPASITIVSPIIKAPVAKLIQQHDIKYIAETYNERHLSNKQLVIAATNLRDINKQIAKHATAKGMLLNVVDDPELCNYITPAIIDRSPMIVALSSSGSAPILLQMLKRKIETNLPANYGKLAEFCGKYRLLVQQKIQSFAERKKFWQQTLEGEIAQLIINNEDEKAEQLFQTSFTQEQPSQASKLSIIVIHDQNPDNLTLRAYQRLQSADTVMLAEDIASTFFDFGRRDADKQQGYDANLIKDQLAQNKNIALVVNIEMAEIQQQWPNSSLIVCGK, encoded by the coding sequence TTGGATTACTTTCCTGTTTTCTTAGATGCTAAAAAACTCAATACCGTAGTGATAGGCGGAGGGAATGTTGCTGCAAGAAAAATAGAATTGTTATTAAAGACACCGGCGAGTATTACAATTGTTAGTCCGATAATAAAAGCGCCTGTAGCAAAACTGATCCAGCAGCATGATATTAAGTACATTGCTGAAACATATAACGAGCGTCATTTAAGCAATAAACAATTGGTTATTGCTGCAACCAACCTAAGAGATATCAATAAACAAATTGCAAAACATGCCACCGCAAAAGGAATGCTTTTGAATGTGGTTGATGACCCTGAGCTTTGTAATTATATAACTCCAGCAATAATCGATAGAAGTCCAATGATAGTTGCGCTTTCCAGTTCAGGCAGTGCGCCAATATTACTGCAAATGCTGAAACGTAAAATTGAAACAAACCTCCCTGCCAATTATGGGAAATTAGCTGAGTTTTGTGGCAAGTATCGATTGTTAGTTCAGCAGAAAATACAATCATTTGCGGAGCGTAAGAAATTTTGGCAACAAACCTTAGAGGGCGAAATCGCTCAGTTGATTATTAACAATGAAGATGAAAAAGCAGAGCAGCTTTTTCAAACGAGTTTTACCCAAGAGCAACCTAGCCAAGCGAGTAAACTCAGTATTATAGTTATCCACGATCAAAACCCAGATAATCTAACACTGAGAGCCTATCAACGATTACAAAGTGCCGATACAGTTATGTTAGCCGAAGATATTGCCAGCACTTTTTTCGATTTTGGTCGTCGCGATGCAGATAAACAGCAAGGCTATGATGCTAATTTAATTAAAGATCAATTAGCACAGAATAAAAACATAGCCTTGGTGGTAAATATTGAAATGGCCGAAATACAACAACAATGGCCAAACTCTTCACTGATTGTATGTGGTAAATGA
- a CDS encoding class I SAM-dependent methyltransferase, translating into MKSLLTTAILATSLLAATTANAHAPTQLEQAIAGEHRSDKNKARDMYRHPEETLVFFGFKSTMTVVEIAPGGGWYTEILAPALKGTGKLYGAHYPDTGEDNYYSKSRRKLEAKLATNEVFSEVELTNFTPRVASDIAPAGSADMVLTFRNLHNWKVDGVKQIFADSFKALKPGGVLGVVEHRMPTSQSLEKNGKSGYFPQQLTVDLAKAAGFELAASSEINANPKDTADHAKGVWTLPPVLRLGEQDKAKYLAIGESDRMTLKFVKPAK; encoded by the coding sequence ATGAAATCTTTACTCACTACAGCAATTCTAGCTACTTCACTTTTGGCTGCAACAACGGCTAATGCACATGCACCTACTCAATTAGAGCAAGCAATCGCTGGCGAACATCGCAGTGATAAAAATAAAGCTCGTGATATGTATCGCCATCCTGAAGAAACACTAGTTTTTTTTGGTTTTAAATCTACCATGACAGTTGTTGAAATTGCACCTGGTGGTGGTTGGTATACTGAAATTTTAGCTCCGGCTTTAAAGGGGACTGGTAAGCTTTATGGAGCCCATTACCCAGATACTGGTGAAGATAACTATTACAGTAAGTCTCGTCGTAAGCTGGAAGCGAAGTTAGCAACAAATGAAGTTTTTAGTGAAGTCGAGTTAACCAACTTTACTCCACGCGTAGCGAGTGATATTGCTCCTGCCGGCAGTGCCGATATGGTACTTACATTTCGTAATTTGCATAATTGGAAAGTTGACGGTGTAAAGCAAATTTTTGCCGATAGTTTCAAAGCGTTAAAACCAGGTGGTGTTTTAGGTGTTGTAGAACACAGAATGCCAACCTCACAAAGCTTAGAAAAAAATGGCAAAAGTGGTTACTTCCCACAGCAATTAACCGTTGATTTAGCTAAGGCTGCAGGTTTTGAATTGGCAGCAAGCAGTGAAATAAACGCAAACCCTAAAGATACGGCTGATCACGCTAAAGGTGTGTGGACATTACCGCCTGTATTACGATTGGGTGAACAAGATAAAGCGAAATACTTGGCCATTGGCGAAAGTGATCGCATGACATTAAAATTTGTAAAGCCGGCAAAATAG
- the fis gene encoding DNA-binding transcriptional regulator Fis produces MFEQNITSPFVIGDLQTQTKASPLRTQAKVAIKNYLSQLNGNDVDDMYDLVLSEIEAPMLEEVMQYTRGNQTRAANLLGINRGTLRKKLKKYGMN; encoded by the coding sequence ATGTTTGAACAAAATATTACTTCTCCATTTGTTATCGGTGACCTGCAAACTCAGACCAAGGCATCACCTTTACGTACCCAAGCTAAAGTAGCAATTAAAAACTACTTATCACAATTAAACGGCAACGATGTTGATGACATGTATGACCTTGTATTATCAGAAATCGAAGCGCCTATGCTTGAAGAAGTAATGCAATACACTCGAGGCAACCAAACTCGAGCTGCTAACTTACTAGGTATCAACCGTGGTACTTTACGTAAGAAGCTTAAAAAATACGGCATGAACTAA
- a CDS encoding RNA recognition motif domain-containing protein, producing the protein MKSPLILTSAFIASALTVVGYLVSDQIAQVNANSISIGLFIGAILSPMIIKLMSGKDSGSGDVKTLYVGNLPYRANESAVRSLFSEYGLVHSVRLMKDKQTGKRRGFGFVEIAASDASNAINSLNDTEFQQRTLKVREAKERPEPNQE; encoded by the coding sequence ATGAAATCTCCACTTATCCTAACGTCAGCATTTATTGCAAGTGCATTAACCGTAGTTGGTTATCTAGTTTCAGACCAAATTGCACAAGTTAATGCTAACTCTATCTCTATAGGTTTATTTATTGGCGCAATCCTTAGCCCAATGATCATCAAACTAATGTCTGGTAAAGATAGCGGCTCTGGTGATGTAAAAACCCTTTACGTAGGTAACCTTCCATATAGAGCAAATGAATCAGCTGTTCGCAGTTTATTTTCTGAATACGGCTTAGTTCATTCAGTAAGACTGATGAAAGATAAGCAAACTGGCAAAAGAAGAGGTTTCGGTTTTGTTGAAATTGCAGCGTCTGATGCGAGTAATGCCATAAACTCTTTAAACGATACCGAATTTCAACAACGTACATTGAAGGTACGTGAAGCGAAAGAAAGACCAGAGCCAAACCAAGAATAA
- the purD gene encoding phosphoribosylamine--glycine ligase: MNVLVIGSGGREHALAWKAAQSSSVNKVFVAPGNAGTATESKLENIAVSSDDTQGLIAFAKEHNVALTIVGPEQPLVDGVVDAFQAQGLAIFGPSAKAAQLEGSKSFTKDFLARNNIPSGSYENFTEIEPAIAYVRQQGAPIVVKADGLAAGKGVIVAMTLQEAEDAIKDMLAGNAFGDAGHRVVIEEFLEGEEASFIVMVDGKNVLAMATSQDHKRAYNNDEGPNTGGMGAYSPAPVVTAEIHQRIMNEVILPTVEGMANEDAPYTGFLYAGLMIAADGTPNVIEYNCRFGDPETQPIMMRLQSDLVELCLLACNGELDKATIDFDPRAAVGVVLAAGGYPGSYGKGEVISGLEINTLTDRKTFHAGTAESDGNIVTSGGRVLCATALGETVTSAQQAAYELLNQISWKDVQFRTDIAYRAIARES, from the coding sequence ATGAACGTTTTAGTAATTGGTAGTGGTGGTCGAGAACATGCACTTGCATGGAAAGCCGCACAATCTAGCTCTGTAAATAAAGTCTTTGTAGCACCTGGTAATGCAGGTACTGCAACGGAATCAAAACTAGAAAACATCGCAGTTTCTAGTGACGATACCCAAGGCTTAATTGCTTTTGCAAAAGAGCACAACGTAGCTTTAACAATTGTAGGACCAGAGCAGCCATTAGTTGATGGTGTAGTGGATGCTTTCCAGGCTCAAGGTCTTGCTATTTTTGGTCCAAGTGCTAAAGCCGCACAACTTGAAGGTTCAAAGTCTTTCACTAAAGATTTCTTAGCACGTAATAATATTCCTTCTGGAAGTTATGAAAACTTTACTGAAATTGAACCAGCAATTGCATACGTACGTCAGCAAGGTGCACCAATTGTTGTTAAAGCAGACGGTCTAGCAGCAGGTAAAGGTGTTATTGTTGCTATGACTCTTCAAGAAGCTGAAGATGCAATTAAAGACATGTTGGCTGGTAATGCATTTGGCGACGCAGGTCATCGCGTTGTGATTGAAGAGTTCTTGGAAGGCGAAGAAGCTAGCTTTATTGTTATGGTAGACGGTAAAAATGTATTGGCCATGGCAACTAGCCAAGATCATAAACGTGCTTACAATAATGATGAAGGTCCAAACACTGGTGGTATGGGCGCTTATTCACCTGCTCCAGTTGTTACTGCTGAAATTCACCAACGCATCATGAATGAAGTAATTCTGCCAACGGTTGAAGGTATGGCTAATGAAGATGCACCATATACCGGGTTTTTATACGCTGGTTTAATGATCGCAGCTGATGGGACACCAAATGTGATTGAATATAACTGTCGTTTTGGTGATCCAGAAACACAACCAATTATGATGCGCTTACAATCAGATTTAGTTGAGCTATGTTTACTTGCTTGTAATGGTGAGTTAGATAAAGCAACAATCGACTTTGATCCACGTGCTGCCGTTGGCGTTGTTTTAGCCGCTGGTGGTTATCCTGGTTCATATGGTAAAGGTGAAGTTATTTCAGGTTTAGAAATAAATACATTAACTGACCGTAAAACATTTCACGCCGGTACAGCTGAAAGTGACGGTAATATAGTAACATCTGGTGGGCGAGTATTATGCGCAACTGCATTAGGTGAAACTGTAACATCGGCACAACAAGCAGCCTATGAATTATTGAATCAAATCAGTTGGAAAGATGTTCAGTTTAGAACTGACATCGCTTACCGTGCAATTGCTCGTGAAAGTTAA
- the prmA gene encoding 50S ribosomal protein L11 methyltransferase, translating to MPWIQLRLAANEETAEKYSDWLMACGSQAVTFIDAQDTPIYEPLPGDEVIYWNNTVVMGLFDASHDMDRAIAYLKSIHPDKEDMQYKLEQLEDKDWEREWMDNFHPMKFGQRLWICPSWRDVPEPDAVNVMLDPGLAFGTGTHPTTALCLTWLDSLDLTDKVVVDFGCGSGILSLAALKLGAKKVIGIDIDPQALQASLANAQRNGVEDRLELFLPKDQPTLKADVVVANILAGPLRELAPVIMGYVAKDGLVALSGILEEQGNELQGIYGQWCTMDPIKVQEDWVRLSGVNNK from the coding sequence ATGCCTTGGATACAATTGCGTTTAGCTGCAAATGAAGAAACCGCTGAAAAGTACAGCGATTGGTTAATGGCTTGTGGCTCACAAGCAGTAACATTTATAGATGCACAAGACACACCTATATATGAACCATTACCAGGTGATGAAGTAATTTATTGGAATAATACCGTTGTTATGGGGCTGTTTGATGCCAGTCATGACATGGATAGAGCAATTGCGTATTTAAAAAGTATTCATCCTGATAAAGAAGACATGCAATACAAGCTGGAGCAATTAGAAGACAAAGATTGGGAAAGAGAATGGATGGATAATTTTCATCCAATGAAATTTGGCCAGCGCTTGTGGATTTGCCCAAGCTGGCGTGATGTGCCAGAGCCAGATGCAGTGAACGTGATGTTAGATCCCGGATTAGCGTTTGGTACCGGTACTCACCCAACAACAGCATTATGCTTAACTTGGTTGGATTCATTAGATTTAACCGATAAAGTCGTAGTCGATTTTGGTTGCGGCTCAGGCATATTATCTTTAGCTGCATTAAAACTTGGCGCTAAAAAGGTTATCGGTATTGATATAGACCCACAAGCATTACAAGCCAGTTTAGCTAATGCACAGCGCAATGGTGTTGAAGACCGTTTAGAGTTGTTTTTACCGAAAGATCAGCCGACATTAAAAGCTGATGTTGTAGTGGCGAATATTTTAGCTGGGCCACTTCGTGAATTAGCTCCCGTTATTATGGGTTATGTCGCAAAAGATGGTCTGGTTGCTTTATCTGGGATACTTGAAGAACAGGGCAATGAATTGCAAGGAATTTATGGCCAGTGGTGTACTATGGACCCAATAAAAGTACAAGAAGATTGGGTACGCTTATCAGGCGTTAATAATAAATAG
- the dusB gene encoding tRNA dihydrouridine synthase DusB — protein sequence MNIGSYQLNNNVILAPMAGITDQPFRQLCCQLGAGMAVSEMMSSNPKVWNSGKSKLRLEHSDEAGIRSVQIAGSDPDEMAFAAKVNAEHGAQIIDINMGCPAKKVNKKLAGSALLKAPEQVEQIVKSVVAAVEIPVTLKIRTGWCENTRNGVEIAKIAEANGIQALAVHGRTRCDFYKGNAEYDTIKAIKSAVNIPVIANGDVNSPEKAKQVLDYTNADAIMIGRAAQGRPWIFREINHFLNTGEHLAPPAVAEIRAILMAHVQELHKFYGEFMGVRIARKHVSWYMQTLDQGKQFRSIFNGLEQPLEQLESLNIFFDNLT from the coding sequence GTGAATATAGGTTCTTATCAGTTAAACAATAATGTGATCCTTGCTCCAATGGCAGGAATTACAGACCAACCCTTCAGGCAGCTATGTTGTCAATTAGGTGCGGGTATGGCTGTGTCTGAGATGATGTCTTCTAACCCTAAGGTTTGGAATTCAGGTAAATCGAAGTTAAGGCTTGAGCATAGTGATGAAGCTGGTATTCGTTCGGTACAGATCGCTGGATCTGATCCCGACGAAATGGCTTTTGCGGCTAAGGTAAATGCAGAACACGGCGCTCAAATTATTGATATCAATATGGGCTGCCCTGCAAAAAAAGTAAATAAAAAGCTTGCGGGCTCAGCACTATTAAAAGCGCCAGAGCAAGTAGAGCAAATAGTAAAGTCAGTTGTTGCAGCCGTAGAAATACCCGTAACACTGAAAATTCGAACTGGCTGGTGTGAAAATACCCGAAACGGTGTCGAAATAGCAAAAATCGCCGAGGCAAATGGAATTCAGGCGTTAGCTGTGCATGGCCGTACTCGATGTGACTTTTATAAAGGTAACGCTGAGTACGACACAATAAAGGCAATTAAAAGCGCTGTGAATATTCCCGTTATTGCTAACGGTGATGTAAATAGCCCAGAAAAAGCAAAGCAGGTATTAGATTATACCAATGCCGATGCAATAATGATTGGCCGAGCAGCACAGGGTCGACCATGGATATTTAGAGAGATTAATCACTTTTTAAATACTGGTGAGCATTTAGCACCTCCCGCCGTGGCTGAGATCAGAGCTATATTAATGGCTCATGTGCAAGAACTGCACAAATTTTATGGTGAATTTATGGGCGTAAGGATTGCTCGTAAACACGTATCTTGGTACATGCAAACGCTTGACCAAGGAAAACAATTTCGTTCCATATTTAATGGTCTCGAGCAGCCTTTAGAGCAACTTGAATCGTTAAATATATTTTTTGATAATTTAACTTAG